Proteins encoded in a region of the Triticum dicoccoides isolate Atlit2015 ecotype Zavitan chromosome 3A, WEW_v2.0, whole genome shotgun sequence genome:
- the LOC119271055 gene encoding tetraketide alpha-pyrone reductase 2-like, whose translation MPEYCVTGGTGFIASHLIRALLAAGHTVRATVRDPSDEAKVGFLWDLEGADERLQLLRADLLVEGSFDAAVSGVDGVFHAASPVVVSYEDGKDAQEKLVDPIVNGAGNVLRSCARAAVPPRRVVFTSSCSCVRYRHHHVHGGAPPTLNESHWSDADYCRTYGLWYAYAKTVAEKEAWRLATEHGLDLVVVNPSFVIGPVLGRAAPTSTALVVLALLKGDLGKYPNTTIGFVHVDDVVLGHVLAMEDGRASGRLICSGDVAHWSEVLRSLRERYPQYPIPTECSGGKGDDRAHKMDTSKMEALGFPPFLSIHQMFDDCIKSFQDKGLLLP comes from the exons ATGCCGGAGTACTGCGTGACCGGCGGGACGGGGTTCATCGCGTCGCACCTGATCCGGGCGCTGCTCGCCGCCGGGCACACGGTGCGCGCCACGGTGAGGGACCCGAGCGACGAGGCCAAGGTCGGGTTCCTGTGGGACCTGGAGGGCGCCGACGAGCGGCTGCAGCTGCTGCGCGCCGACCTGCTCGTGGAGGGCTCCTTCGACGCGGCCGTCAGCGGCGTGGACGGCGTCTTCCACGCCGCCTCCCCCGTCGTCGTCAGCTACGAGGACGGCAAGGACGCGCAGGAGAAGCTGGTGGACCCGATCGTGAACGGCGCGGGCAACGTGCTCCGCTCCTGCGCCCGGGCcgcggtcccgccgcgccgcgtggTGTTCACCTCCTCCTGCTCCTGCGTGCGGTACCGGCACCACCACGTGCACGGCGGCGCCCCGCCGACGCTGAACGAGTCCCACTGGAGCGACGCCGACTACTGCCGGACGTACGGGCTGTGGTACGCGTACGCCAAGACGGTGGCGGAGAAGGAGGCGTGGCGTCTGGCGACGGAGCACGGGCTGGACCTGGTGGTGGTGAACCCGTCGTTCGTGATCGGGCCGGTGCTGGGCCGGGCGGCGCCCACGAGCACCGCACTGGTGGTGCTGGCGCTGCTGAAGGGCGACCTGGGCAAGTACCCGAACACGACCATCGGGTTCGTGCACGTGGACGACGTGGTGCTGGGGCACGTCCTGGCCATGGAGGACGGCAGGGCGTCCGGCAGGCTCATCTGCTCCGGCGACGTCGCGCACTGGTCCGAGGTGCTCAGGTCGCTCCGGGAGCGGTACCCGCAGTACCCCATCCCCACAGA GTGCAGCGGCGGGAAGGGGGACGACAGGGCGCACAAGATGGACACGAGCAAGATGGAGGCGTTGGGGTTCCCTCCATTCCTCTCCATCCACCAGATGTTCGACGACTGCATCAAGAGCTTCCAGGACAagggtcttcttcttccttga